The following proteins are encoded in a genomic region of Cellulomonas sp. ES6:
- the rpmC gene encoding 50S ribosomal protein L29 yields MAIGTKDLAPTELDAFDDERLVAELKKAKEELFNLRFQSATGQLESHGRLKAVRRDIARIYTILRERELGIRTAPSASE; encoded by the coding sequence ATGGCTATCGGCACCAAGGACCTGGCTCCCACCGAGCTGGACGCCTTCGACGACGAGCGTCTCGTGGCCGAGCTGAAGAAGGCCAAGGAGGAGCTGTTCAACCTGCGCTTCCAGTCGGCCACCGGTCAGCTCGAGAGCCACGGCCGCCTCAAGGCCGTGCGTCGTGACATCGCCCGGATCTACACGATCCTGCGCGAGCGCGAGCTCGGCATCCGGACCGCCCCGAGTGCGAGCGAGTGA
- a CDS encoding adenylate kinase, translating into MSARLVLLGPPGAGKGTQAVRLAERLGVPAISTGDIFRANIKGGTELGRTAQEYTARGALVPDSVTNAMVRDRLAQPDAAQGFLLDGYPRNVAQVAELDAVLADQGLTLDAALEITADADVVVERLLKRAQIEGRADDTEPVIRHRLDVYAEQTAPISGVYAERGLLLQVDGIGEVDEVTGRLVEALATRVG; encoded by the coding sequence ATGAGCGCTCGCCTCGTCCTCCTGGGTCCGCCCGGGGCCGGCAAGGGCACGCAGGCCGTCCGCCTCGCCGAGCGGCTGGGCGTCCCGGCCATCTCGACCGGCGACATCTTCCGCGCGAACATCAAGGGCGGCACCGAGCTGGGCCGCACCGCGCAGGAGTACACCGCGCGCGGCGCCCTGGTGCCGGACTCGGTGACGAACGCGATGGTGCGGGACCGGCTCGCGCAGCCGGACGCCGCGCAGGGCTTCCTGCTCGACGGCTACCCCCGCAACGTGGCGCAGGTCGCGGAGCTCGACGCCGTGCTGGCGGACCAGGGCCTGACGCTGGACGCCGCGCTGGAGATCACCGCGGACGCCGACGTCGTGGTGGAGCGCCTGCTGAAGCGCGCGCAGATCGAGGGCCGCGCGGACGACACGGAGCCGGTCATCCGGCACCGGCTGGACGTGTACGCCGAGCAGACCGCGCCGATCTCGGGCGTGTACGCCGAGCGCGGCCTGCTGCTGCAGGTCGACGGCATCGGCGAGGTCGACGAGGTCACCGGGCGCCTGGTCGAGGCCCTGGCGACCCGCGTCGGCTGA
- the rplN gene encoding 50S ribosomal protein L14 — protein sequence MIQQESRLRVADNTGAKEILCIRVLGGSGRRYAGIGDVIVATVKDAIPGGNVKKGDVVKAVVVRTRKERRRVDGSYIKFDENAAVILRNDGEPRGTRIFGPVGRELRDKKFMKIISLAPEVL from the coding sequence ATGATTCAGCAGGAGTCGCGACTTCGGGTCGCCGACAACACGGGTGCGAAGGAGATCCTCTGCATCCGCGTTCTCGGTGGGTCCGGCCGTCGCTACGCCGGTATCGGTGACGTCATCGTCGCCACCGTCAAGGACGCGATCCCGGGCGGCAACGTCAAGAAGGGCGACGTCGTCAAGGCGGTCGTCGTGCGCACCCGCAAGGAGCGCCGGCGCGTCGACGGGTCGTACATCAAGTTCGACGAGAACGCCGCGGTGATCCTCCGCAACGACGGCGAGCCGCGCGGGACCCGCATCTTCGGTCCCGTGGGCCGCGAGCTGCGCGACAAGAAGTTCATGAAGATCATCTCGCTGGCTCCGGAGGTGCTCTGA
- the rpmD gene encoding 50S ribosomal protein L30 yields the protein MARLKVTQTRSAIGGKQNQRDTLRTLGLKRIGDVVVKEDRPEIRGMVKTVTHLVAVEEVE from the coding sequence ATGGCCCGCCTCAAGGTGACCCAGACCAGGTCCGCCATCGGCGGCAAGCAGAACCAGCGCGACACGCTGCGCACCCTGGGCCTGAAGCGGATCGGCGACGTCGTCGTCAAGGAGGACCGCCCTGAGATCCGCGGCATGGTCAAGACGGTGACGCACCTCGTCGCGGTCGAGGAGGTGGAGTGA
- a CDS encoding type Z 30S ribosomal protein S14, whose protein sequence is MAKTALINKAAGKQKFAVRAYTRCQRCGRPHSVYRKFGLCRICVREMAHAGQLPGVTKSSW, encoded by the coding sequence ATGGCGAAGACCGCCCTGATCAACAAGGCCGCGGGCAAGCAGAAGTTCGCCGTGCGCGCCTACACCCGGTGCCAGCGGTGCGGCCGTCCGCACTCGGTGTACCGCAAGTTCGGCCTGTGCCGGATCTGCGTGCGCGAGATGGCCCACGCGGGCCAGCTCCCGGGCGTGACCAAGAGCAGCTGGTAA
- the rplF gene encoding 50S ribosomal protein L6: protein MSRIGRIPVPVPAGVDVDINGAVVTVKGPKGTLTHTVASPIEVARDGEGALVVTRPNDERLSRSLHGLTRTLLANLVTGVTAGYEKKLEIVGTGYRVTAKGDALEFALGFSHPVSVTPPAGITFAVESPTKFSVAGIDKQQVGEVAANIRKIRKPEPYKGKGVRYAGENVRRKVGKAGK, encoded by the coding sequence ATGTCTCGTATCGGCAGAATCCCCGTCCCGGTCCCGGCCGGCGTGGATGTCGACATCAACGGCGCCGTGGTGACGGTGAAGGGCCCCAAGGGCACCCTCACGCACACCGTGGCGTCCCCCATCGAGGTCGCGCGCGACGGCGAGGGGGCCCTCGTGGTCACCCGTCCGAACGACGAGCGCCTCTCGCGGTCGCTTCACGGCCTCACGCGCACCCTGCTGGCGAACCTCGTCACCGGCGTCACCGCCGGCTACGAGAAGAAGCTGGAGATCGTCGGCACCGGTTACCGCGTGACGGCCAAGGGTGACGCGCTCGAGTTCGCGCTCGGCTTCAGCCACCCGGTGTCCGTGACGCCGCCCGCCGGCATCACCTTCGCCGTCGAGTCCCCGACCAAGTTCTCGGTCGCGGGCATCGACAAGCAGCAGGTGGGCGAGGTCGCCGCGAACATCCGCAAGATCCGCAAGCCCGAGCCGTACAAGGGCAAGGGTGTGCGCTACGCGGGCGAGAACGTCCGCCGCAAGGTCGGAAAGGCTGGTAAGTGA
- the rpsH gene encoding 30S ribosomal protein S8: MTMTDPIADFLTRLRNANSAHHDTVSIPYSKLKSHIAEILQAEGYISGWTVEDARVGKNLVVELKYGPSRERALAGIKRVSKPGLRVYAKSTNLPKVLGGLGVAILSTSSGLLTDKQAAKKGVGGEVLAYVW; the protein is encoded by the coding sequence ATGACGATGACCGACCCGATCGCAGACTTCCTCACGCGTCTGCGTAACGCGAACTCGGCTCACCACGACACGGTGAGCATCCCGTACTCGAAGCTGAAGTCGCACATCGCGGAGATCCTTCAGGCCGAGGGCTACATCTCCGGCTGGACCGTCGAGGACGCCCGTGTGGGCAAGAACCTCGTGGTCGAGCTGAAGTACGGCCCGAGCCGCGAGCGTGCGCTCGCCGGCATCAAGCGCGTGTCCAAGCCCGGTCTGCGGGTCTACGCGAAGTCCACCAACCTGCCGAAGGTCCTCGGCGGCCTGGGCGTGGCGATCCTGTCCACGTCCTCGGGTCTCCTGACGGACAAGCAGGCCGCCAAGAAGGGCGTGGGTGGGGAAGTCCTCGCCTACGTCTGGTAA
- the rpsE gene encoding 30S ribosomal protein S5, with amino-acid sequence MAAPQRSNTGAPQGGGDRRDGGRRDGRRGDAAEKSAFLERVVSINRVAKVVKGGRRFSFTALVVVGDGDGTVGVGYGKAKEVPAAIAKGVEEAKKNFFRVPRIQGTITHPIQGEAAAGVVFLRPASPGTGVIAGGPVRAVLECAGVHDILSKSLGSSNAINIVHATVAALKGLEEPAAVAARRGLSLEHVAPAPMLKAQAAGRAAKTEKVGA; translated from the coding sequence ATGGCTGCTCCTCAGCGCAGCAACACGGGCGCTCCCCAGGGCGGCGGTGACCGCCGCGACGGTGGTCGTCGCGACGGCCGTCGCGGGGACGCCGCCGAGAAGAGCGCGTTCCTCGAGCGCGTCGTGTCCATCAACCGCGTCGCCAAGGTCGTCAAGGGCGGCCGCCGCTTCAGCTTCACGGCCCTCGTGGTCGTGGGTGACGGCGACGGCACGGTCGGCGTCGGCTACGGCAAGGCCAAGGAGGTGCCCGCGGCGATCGCCAAGGGTGTCGAGGAGGCGAAGAAGAACTTCTTCCGCGTCCCGCGCATCCAGGGCACCATCACCCACCCCATCCAGGGTGAGGCCGCCGCCGGTGTCGTCTTCCTGCGTCCCGCGTCGCCGGGTACCGGTGTGATCGCCGGTGGTCCGGTGCGCGCGGTGCTCGAGTGCGCCGGCGTGCACGACATCCTGTCGAAGTCCCTCGGCTCCTCCAACGCCATCAACATCGTGCACGCCACGGTCGCGGCGCTGAAGGGTCTCGAGGAGCCGGCTGCCGTCGCCGCCCGTCGTGGTCTGTCGCTCGAGCACGTCGCCCCGGCGCCGATGCTCAAGGCGCAGGCTGCGGGGCGCGCGGCCAAGACCGAGAAGGTGGGTGCGTGA
- the rplO gene encoding 50S ribosomal protein L15: MAEKETEKVEKDAAAAPKATRAKKATATESAAAEKPAAKKPAARTTKAKAEAAAAEEKPAAKAKAAPAKAPKAAAKAEKPAEEVGAGGTLKVHHLRPAPGAKTAKTRVGRGEASKGKTAGRGTKGTKARYQVPDRFEGGQMPLHMRLPKLRGFKNPFRVEYQVVNLDKLSALYPQGGDVTVADLVAKGAVRKGAPVKVLGTGELTVKLSVAVDAYSGSAKEKILAAGGSVAQD, encoded by the coding sequence ATGGCGGAGAAGGAGACCGAGAAGGTCGAGAAGGACGCTGCCGCGGCTCCCAAGGCCACGCGCGCCAAGAAGGCGACGGCGACCGAGTCGGCCGCCGCCGAGAAGCCGGCCGCCAAGAAGCCCGCTGCCCGCACCACCAAGGCCAAGGCCGAGGCGGCTGCGGCGGAGGAGAAGCCGGCCGCCAAGGCCAAGGCTGCTCCGGCGAAGGCCCCGAAGGCCGCCGCCAAGGCCGAGAAGCCCGCCGAGGAGGTGGGCGCGGGCGGCACCCTCAAGGTGCACCACCTGCGTCCGGCTCCGGGCGCCAAGACCGCCAAGACCCGCGTGGGTCGTGGTGAGGCGTCCAAGGGCAAGACCGCCGGTCGCGGTACCAAGGGCACCAAGGCCCGGTACCAGGTGCCGGACCGCTTCGAGGGCGGGCAGATGCCGCTGCACATGCGGCTGCCCAAGCTCCGCGGCTTCAAGAACCCGTTCCGGGTCGAGTACCAGGTCGTGAACCTGGACAAGCTGTCGGCGCTGTACCCGCAGGGCGGCGACGTCACCGTCGCCGACCTGGTCGCGAAGGGTGCCGTCCGCAAGGGCGCCCCGGTCAAGGTGCTCGGCACCGGCGAGCTCACGGTCAAGCTGTCCGTGGCCGTCGACGCGTACTCCGGTTCGGCCAAGGAGAAGATCCTGGCTGCCGGCGGCAGCGTCGCGCAGGACTGA
- the rplE gene encoding 50S ribosomal protein L5 — MTAIDETTRAYPVPRLKVRYNEAIRPALREEFQHENVNQVARLVKVVVNMGVGDAAKDSKLIEGAIRDLQQITGQKPQVTKARKSIAQFKLREGMPIGAHVTLRGDRAWEFLDRLLSTALPRIRDFRGLSAKQFDGHGNYTFGLTEQSMFHEIDQDKIDRVRGMDITVVTTATTDAEGRALLKHLGFPFKED; from the coding sequence ATGACCGCCATCGACGAGACCACCCGGGCGTACCCGGTGCCGCGCCTGAAGGTGCGGTACAACGAGGCGATCCGTCCCGCGCTCCGCGAGGAGTTCCAGCACGAGAACGTGAACCAGGTCGCGCGCCTGGTGAAGGTCGTCGTGAACATGGGCGTCGGCGACGCGGCGAAGGACTCGAAGCTGATCGAGGGCGCCATCCGCGACCTCCAGCAGATCACGGGTCAGAAGCCGCAGGTCACCAAGGCCCGCAAGTCCATCGCGCAGTTCAAGCTGCGTGAGGGCATGCCGATCGGCGCGCACGTCACGCTGCGCGGCGACCGTGCCTGGGAGTTCCTGGACCGCCTGCTGTCGACCGCGCTGCCGCGCATCCGCGACTTCCGCGGCCTGTCGGCCAAGCAGTTCGACGGCCACGGCAACTACACCTTCGGCCTGACCGAGCAGTCGATGTTCCACGAGATCGACCAGGACAAGATCGACCGGGTCCGCGGCATGGACATCACGGTGGTCACCACCGCCACCACCGACGCGGAGGGCCGGGCGCTCCTGAAGCACCTCGGCTTCCCCTTCAAGGAGGACTGA
- the rplR gene encoding 50S ribosomal protein L18, translating to MAITIIGKGKFKARRRRHLRLRKKVAGTAARPRLVVTRSNRNLVAQVVDDAVGRTLVSASTLEADLRGAEGDKTAKARKVGELIAERAKAAGIDAVVFDRGGNKYHGRVAAVADAAREGGLAL from the coding sequence ATGGCGATCACCATCATCGGTAAGGGCAAGTTCAAGGCCCGTCGGCGCCGCCACCTCCGGCTGCGCAAGAAGGTCGCCGGCACCGCCGCGCGTCCGCGCCTGGTCGTCACCCGGTCGAACCGCAACCTCGTCGCGCAGGTCGTCGACGACGCCGTGGGTCGCACGCTGGTCTCCGCCTCGACGCTCGAGGCGGACCTGCGGGGCGCCGAGGGCGACAAGACGGCCAAGGCCCGCAAGGTCGGCGAGCTGATCGCCGAGCGCGCGAAGGCCGCCGGCATCGACGCGGTGGTCTTCGACCGCGGCGGCAACAAGTACCACGGTCGGGTGGCCGCGGTCGCCGACGCCGCTCGCGAAGGCGGCCTGGCGCTGTGA
- a CDS encoding SdrD B-like domain-containing protein gives MVDAQPGGKIDWQVQVRSMADAPSPTVTVVDMLPRPDDYQAMKTTGRGSQWQPIWDGTLPVVRPVTGVPGAVSRTDGVARYFVTTADYTTTTATASTSYDPLPAEAWTEVTGALTAAEAARVTGLKVVLDYSGVGGFTKNSAVRLQWSQRAPLTASDGAVAWGSFAFQVEPESRAALASVPLKAGVRYAVPSTLFAVGDRVWHDTVADGRQGAGEPGVPGVTVSLLDQDGTVLGTTETDEDGRYLFDGLPAGSYALGFALTGDEAARYRWTTPLAVDAASDSDAAPVDGSRFVARTAVFTLDEGEPGVTEVTDGSLAARYVDRTRDGGLVDAPLALGDRVWLDSDHDGVQGPAEPGVAGVAVRVHAASDDRLVASTTTDADGWYAVGDLPEGDYVVEFGLPSGYRFSRPLQGGDAAADSDAARATGRTGVVHLAFDADRVRATTDAERARLGTGDAGVIDPTVDAGVFALAVAGPVTDVTVRKDVDTAGPVQGGDVLTYTLTASTTGGVAAEDVELTDVVPAELAVTAVTPADGDPAWTCDLTGQDARGYGGTVHCTLGDDLLPGTSAPAVVVTAAVDPLVAVDAVVNTVTVGASNEDPGLTGDDTASATTPVKWIAVTATPRCELDAPWLDYTVEAHQVDAAALPITLTWYADLDRDGVADGPAVATRTLPAGSPLTGSVLWPGAAVDADGRGTQWPGWRVVRAGETPEWENRVLDPGLPEYALRGASLVQVAVNPERTVTVAYPQSTDGCEVGGAPELVLSKTADHDEVQPGDAVDYTLAVRATGPGATDDAVLTDVVPPELKVVAVSVLPRTSPDEPTWTDCRVTGRDARGYGGTVTCILDGWVGQGQELPPVVIETRVSPDADGVTRNVAHVTWGDPDTGEEHTGESESGADVDVRSEVLAEGGGSPAAVVGGLLARTGVSAGGPAGVAVLLVLAGAAASAVRLRRRDRDAAA, from the coding sequence GTGGTCGACGCGCAGCCGGGCGGGAAGATCGACTGGCAGGTGCAGGTCCGCAGCATGGCGGACGCGCCGTCGCCGACCGTGACCGTGGTGGACATGCTGCCGCGGCCCGACGACTACCAGGCGATGAAGACGACCGGCCGCGGCAGCCAGTGGCAGCCGATCTGGGACGGCACCCTGCCCGTCGTGCGCCCCGTGACCGGGGTGCCCGGGGCGGTGTCCCGCACCGACGGCGTCGCCCGGTACTTCGTGACGACGGCCGACTACACGACGACCACCGCGACGGCGTCGACGTCCTACGACCCGCTGCCGGCGGAGGCGTGGACGGAGGTCACCGGTGCGCTGACGGCCGCCGAGGCGGCCCGCGTCACCGGTCTGAAGGTCGTGCTCGACTACTCGGGCGTCGGCGGGTTCACCAAGAACAGCGCGGTCCGGCTGCAGTGGAGCCAGCGCGCTCCGCTCACCGCCTCCGACGGCGCGGTGGCGTGGGGCTCGTTCGCGTTCCAGGTCGAGCCCGAGAGCCGCGCGGCCCTCGCGTCGGTGCCGCTGAAGGCCGGCGTCCGGTACGCCGTGCCGAGCACGCTGTTCGCCGTCGGCGACCGCGTCTGGCACGACACCGTGGCCGACGGCCGGCAGGGTGCCGGCGAGCCCGGCGTGCCGGGGGTGACCGTGTCCCTGCTCGACCAGGACGGCACGGTGCTCGGCACGACCGAGACCGACGAGGACGGGCGGTACCTGTTCGACGGCCTGCCCGCCGGGAGCTACGCGCTCGGCTTCGCCCTCACCGGCGACGAGGCGGCGCGGTACCGCTGGACGACCCCGCTGGCCGTGGACGCCGCGTCCGACTCGGACGCCGCCCCGGTGGACGGGTCGCGGTTCGTGGCCCGCACCGCGGTGTTCACGCTCGACGAGGGCGAGCCGGGCGTCACCGAGGTCACCGACGGCTCGCTCGCGGCCCGCTACGTCGACCGCACGCGCGACGGCGGCCTCGTCGACGCCCCGCTCGCCCTCGGCGACCGGGTGTGGCTCGACTCCGACCACGACGGCGTCCAGGGCCCGGCAGAGCCCGGGGTCGCGGGTGTCGCGGTGCGGGTGCACGCGGCCTCCGACGACCGGCTCGTCGCGTCGACCACGACGGACGCCGACGGCTGGTACGCCGTGGGCGACCTGCCGGAGGGCGACTACGTCGTGGAGTTCGGGCTCCCCTCGGGGTACCGGTTCTCCCGCCCGCTGCAGGGCGGCGACGCCGCGGCGGACTCGGACGCCGCGCGGGCCACCGGCCGCACCGGCGTGGTCCACCTGGCGTTCGACGCCGACCGGGTGCGTGCCACCACGGACGCCGAGCGCGCCCGGCTCGGCACGGGCGACGCCGGCGTGATCGACCCGACGGTCGACGCGGGCGTGTTCGCGCTCGCGGTCGCCGGTCCGGTCACGGACGTCACCGTCCGCAAGGACGTCGACACCGCGGGCCCCGTCCAGGGCGGCGACGTCCTGACGTACACGCTCACCGCGTCGACGACCGGGGGCGTGGCCGCCGAGGACGTGGAGCTCACGGACGTGGTGCCCGCGGAGCTCGCGGTCACGGCCGTGACCCCGGCGGACGGCGACCCGGCGTGGACCTGCGACCTCACGGGGCAGGACGCCCGCGGCTACGGCGGCACGGTGCACTGCACCCTGGGCGACGACCTGCTGCCCGGCACGTCGGCCCCCGCCGTCGTCGTCACGGCCGCGGTCGACCCGCTGGTCGCGGTGGACGCCGTGGTCAACACGGTCACCGTCGGAGCCTCCAACGAGGACCCGGGGCTCACCGGGGACGACACCGCGTCCGCCACGACGCCGGTGAAGTGGATCGCCGTGACCGCGACCCCGCGCTGCGAGCTCGACGCGCCGTGGCTGGACTACACGGTCGAGGCGCACCAGGTGGACGCCGCGGCGCTGCCGATCACGCTGACCTGGTACGCCGACCTGGACCGCGACGGCGTCGCCGACGGCCCGGCGGTCGCCACCCGCACGCTGCCGGCCGGCTCCCCGCTGACCGGGTCGGTGCTGTGGCCCGGGGCCGCCGTGGACGCCGACGGCCGCGGGACGCAGTGGCCCGGCTGGCGCGTGGTCCGAGCCGGGGAGACCCCGGAGTGGGAGAACCGGGTGCTCGACCCTGGCCTGCCGGAGTACGCGCTGCGCGGCGCCTCGCTGGTGCAGGTCGCGGTCAACCCGGAGCGGACCGTCACGGTCGCCTACCCGCAGAGCACGGACGGCTGCGAGGTCGGCGGCGCGCCCGAGCTGGTGCTGAGCAAGACCGCCGACCACGACGAGGTCCAGCCCGGCGACGCGGTCGACTACACGCTCGCCGTGCGCGCCACAGGCCCCGGCGCGACGGACGACGCCGTGCTGACGGACGTCGTGCCGCCCGAGCTGAAGGTGGTCGCGGTGAGCGTGCTGCCGCGCACCTCGCCGGACGAGCCCACGTGGACGGACTGCCGGGTCACCGGCCGGGACGCCCGCGGCTACGGCGGCACCGTCACGTGCATCCTCGACGGCTGGGTCGGCCAGGGGCAGGAGCTGCCCCCGGTCGTCATCGAGACCCGGGTGTCCCCCGACGCGGACGGCGTGACCCGCAACGTCGCGCACGTGACGTGGGGCGACCCGGACACGGGCGAGGAGCACACCGGCGAGTCCGAGTCCGGTGCCGACGTGGACGTGCGGTCCGAGGTGCTCGCGGAGGGCGGCGGGTCTCCGGCCGCCGTCGTCGGCGGGCTGCTCGCCCGGACGGGCGTCTCCGCCGGCGGCCCGGCCGGCGTGGCCGTGCTGCTGGTCCTGGCCGGGGCGGCGGCGTCGGCCGTGCGGCTGCGGCGCCGGGACCGGGACGCGGCCGCCTGA
- the secY gene encoding preprotein translocase subunit SecY — translation MLSAFVRAFRTPDLRRKLLFTIGIMVVFRLGSFLPTPGVSYPNVQVCIDQVGEDNTLLGLVNLFSGGALLQLSVFALGIMPYITASIIIQLLRVVIPHFEALHKEGQSGTAKLTQYTRYLTIGLAVLQSTTVIITARNGQLFPGCTVDVIPDGGIVTTLVMIITMTAGTGLIMWLGELITERGVGNGMSLLIFTSIAASFPGAMWSIAGGSGGIGAFLVVMAIIVLVIALVVFVEQSQRRVPVQYAKRMVGRRMYGGSSTYIPIKINMAGVIPVIFASSLLQVPALLAGFGDQTAGWKQWVANNLAATDAPLHIALYVLLIIFFCYFYTAITFNPDEVADNMKRYGGFIPGIRAGRPTAEYLDYVITRITAPGSIYLALVALIPTIAFIVLGVGTNIPFGGSSILIVVGVGLETVKQIESQLQQRHYEGFLR, via the coding sequence GTGCTCAGCGCATTCGTGCGGGCGTTCAGGACACCCGACCTGCGGCGCAAGCTGCTGTTCACGATCGGGATCATGGTCGTCTTCCGTCTCGGCTCGTTCCTGCCGACGCCGGGCGTGTCCTACCCGAACGTGCAGGTCTGCATCGACCAGGTCGGCGAGGACAACACGCTGCTCGGTCTGGTGAACCTGTTCAGCGGCGGTGCGCTGCTGCAGCTGTCGGTGTTCGCGCTCGGGATCATGCCGTACATCACGGCGAGCATCATCATCCAGCTGCTGCGCGTGGTCATCCCGCACTTCGAGGCCCTGCACAAGGAGGGCCAGTCCGGCACCGCGAAGCTCACGCAGTACACGCGCTACCTGACGATCGGCCTGGCGGTCCTGCAGTCGACGACCGTCATCATCACGGCGCGCAACGGCCAGCTCTTCCCGGGCTGCACCGTCGACGTGATCCCGGACGGCGGCATCGTCACGACGCTCGTCATGATCATCACGATGACCGCGGGTACCGGCCTCATCATGTGGCTGGGCGAGCTCATCACCGAGCGCGGCGTCGGCAACGGCATGTCCCTGCTGATCTTCACCTCGATCGCCGCGTCCTTCCCGGGCGCCATGTGGTCGATCGCGGGCGGCTCCGGCGGCATCGGCGCGTTCCTCGTCGTGATGGCGATCATCGTGCTGGTCATCGCGCTGGTCGTCTTCGTCGAGCAGTCGCAGCGCCGCGTGCCGGTGCAGTACGCCAAGCGCATGGTCGGCCGCCGCATGTACGGCGGGTCCTCCACGTACATCCCGATCAAGATCAACATGGCCGGCGTCATCCCGGTGATCTTCGCGTCGTCGCTGCTGCAGGTGCCGGCGCTGCTGGCCGGGTTCGGCGACCAGACCGCGGGCTGGAAGCAGTGGGTGGCGAACAACCTCGCGGCCACGGACGCCCCGCTGCACATCGCGCTGTACGTCCTGCTGATCATCTTCTTCTGCTACTTCTACACGGCGATCACGTTCAACCCGGACGAGGTCGCGGACAACATGAAGCGGTACGGCGGGTTCATCCCCGGCATCCGCGCCGGCCGCCCGACGGCCGAGTACCTGGACTACGTCATCACCCGCATCACGGCGCCCGGGTCGATCTACCTCGCGCTCGTCGCGCTCATCCCCACGATCGCGTTCATCGTGCTCGGCGTCGGGACGAACATCCCGTTCGGCGGCTCGTCGATCCTCATCGTGGTGGGCGTCGGCCTCGAGACCGTGAAGCAGATCGAGTCGCAGCTCCAGCAGCGGCACTACGAAGGGTTCCTCCGATGA